One window of the Oncorhynchus mykiss isolate Arlee chromosome 5, USDA_OmykA_1.1, whole genome shotgun sequence genome contains the following:
- the zgc:162472 gene encoding transcription factor TFIIIB component B'' homolog isoform X12, producing the protein MLRRSRISVRPNVRPAGRGPAPASSQDTPPSQEAAVSQASEDLPQAGGQCVKDTTTTAVLEASTESTTPREDGKDPNGEASSSTPSAGLQRRKRFSVMPNLAKPRVAATPALTRSSPRTPKSPVRAGTETPAPTPEAPEAPSQTDSGPPQGMRSPRRRPSGGSRQAKGQPKPRPLSPASPGPTTTSLGNVAVENSSSSQQTLQAAGKDCIQSDLLKKTPIIKVPSTPLEMVPSSSLPDKEGISVSERAKTLVARSVSGGLTGLAPGKSRLSRFLNDPTDLQRLAKARKLRELLRQEMNKEKKRSKAKVCVSEYTLDPSKMTMRDLIYYLPDTNPMTSYLVEEQRENETVLPLTPPREESPERPPTPEAPAEIASQGDEDEDEDDDGVMVPRVKVAEDGSLIIDEESLTVEVLRQKGPNPADDRDPIFERGSTTTYSSFRKGTHVKPWSNKETDMFFLAISMVGTDFSMIGQLFPHRGRTEIKNKFKKEERANSWRIDKAFKEKRRLDHEFFTSLLEKILAAEAKRNKNNKSPTEKIRIKKKIKQKEKKAAKQLSDVEEEGLDAEMDTEEVEGEKENENVSNEGTTLSSAPTPKRKRKSRDGGGESSPEEAKDGKKKKIDLITSDQEEAGVPEDSEAGPPESSKQAEGPVEAAKGPVVIKPAQLSRGRSQRPLPNLGRKWGQRGPEPNTKPNVKDGATPTEEENTEEGLSEEQVDEDASPSVSQKEKKKAGKLSSSEGEEEEANDKPIKPTRYGRIPKKTQLLNYPAKEDGDSPSDSAPTPASDGSPSTMPKSKPATRRAKIKPGPALPGRMGQSTARKSKLVTLRASQSEDEDEDEEEGAWREEPQAEEDTHNPTSPEEENQAPAFIPMSLRSPQPVATEVEETMEEVKGLDISVNVPDVLGISHDAFCPDSSCERAQGGEMGTVPCEHQLDLLVDVIDFLSPDNTEVSEESYNEAARTLLAIGNLTHLSQAAEAFTAGADDIITEERSNEDQLYQMTPQPTDQSQTSTIPSESFRVTEASRIAEDSVPVASSTTASVPVTTTTASIPGSKITACVIITMATASVPVTTTTSSPPVTLTTTASVPVPQSSDTPTLETPPIEEGPLRQMEGTDIGHASKMESGSEVSEGSEQQTTSQSRRSHFPKVKPNLGRAARTTQPKQTTTTLSESPQTTTTLSEPPLEPMLNITTTSEPQPTMHITTEPPLPTESINTESETQPKQRTTTHSKPQTTTTHSKHQPTTNIIPHSEPLPIQKTRIAYSKSQPTLNTTTNTLSKQQSTQSTTKLSQPQPTPSLDQPSPVTFMPIVPESPLTSSEEVKGHDGRKGNTSLSAGGSQSGTSDSDQPKQTGPLTRRARLPKPKPNLGLTAKAATRSAVQVPESRPSPEVQTPEEADEVPMEIQQIHQVVPLSDIIDTTQEEIQQIHQVILYPPIEEGPLRQREGTDIGHASQVESGSEVSEGSEQHTTSQSRRSHFPKVKPNLGRAARTTQPKQTTTTLSEPTQTTTTLSEPPLDSMLNITTTSEPQPSMIITIEPPLPTESINTESETQPKQRTTTHSKSQPTTNIIPHSGPQPSQRTRVAHSKPQPTLNTTTQSEPLQPTLNSTTNTLSKPQSTESTTILSQPQPTSSLEQPGLRPIVPESPLRSSEDGRKGNTSSSLSAGGSQSGTSDSDQPKQTGPLTRRARLPKPKPNLGCTTKATTRSAVQVPESSPSPEVQTPEEADEVPIEIQQIHQVFPLCDIIDTTQEEIQQIHQVIPHPPIEGPLRQREGTDIGHASQVESGSEVSEGSEQQTTSQTRRSHFPKVKPNLGRAARTTQTKHQQTTTTLSEPPQTTTTLSEPQPIQRTRVAHSKPQPALNTTTQSEPLQPTLNSTTNTLSKQQSTQNTTILSQPQPTSSLEQPGPVTLTPIVSESPLTSSEEVKGHDGRKGNTSLSAGGSQSGTSDSDQPKQTGPLTRRARLPKPKPNLGLTARAATRFAVQVPESRPSPEIQTPEEAVEVPMEIPQIHQVSPLCDIIDTTQEEMEQIHQVIPLTDVIDSTQGDMSVFTEGSIFSQQSDAVFIQHSETSVSTAPLDQAQSDPDEPIFILSLTEIPVLPTGEESGCTSQTLSEPFLFLPDAGAQLQQSSDIVAPGGGLEKGNAGVLCEVPEPMSVDEVLPQPSYTSIKEVESGSTAGPVGVCASAKPSEDSMADAETSEDTHPPKKRKAPERDRRVDKLQVRPNTAVRKQTSCSAPAKEAVSPITPDQTPSLTTTTLDTYHPTASSPLAQPGPSVTGTASRQGVADEPQQGTVGCFDRTETEHKPTGGEDNSSGAESQAARQITPLAMSGPLSRPGRRPRGFLSFMSNKNTSPVAAPPRGTRAAARRPQVNTTRPGGKRAAPAPSTTTRTMPSPSIMHYTTTPTRATRTTTKPDFSARVTQEKPSDALALHSDPQPSTSLCTTDTESFQVPAAQPSASPCVDSGSADEEPINVSQYFFSDIFTEVEENEG; encoded by the exons ATGCTTCGCAGATCCAGGATCAGTGTTCGCCCGAACGTCAGGCCAGCAGGCAGAGGGCCAGCACCAGCATCCTCCCAGGACACTCCACCTTCCCAGGAGGCTGCAGTCTCCCAGGCCTCCGAGGACCTTCCCCAGGCAGGGGGCCAGTGCGTGAAGGACACCACCACAACTGCAGTGCTAGAAGCCTCCACAGAGTCCACCACACCCAGAGA GGATGGAAAAGACCCAAATGGCGAGGCTTCCAGCAGCACCCCCTCTGCCGGTCTTCAAAGGAGGAAGCGGTTCTCTGTCATGCCAAACCTTGCCAAACCCCGGGTGGCCGCCACCCCAGCCCTCACCCGCTCCTCCCCCAGGACCCCCAAGTCCCCTGTAAGAGCGGGCACTGAGACTCCAGCTCCAACCCCTGAGGCTCCAGAGGCCCCCAGCCAGACAGATTCTGGACCCCCACAGGGCATGAGATCCCCAAGGCGGAGGCCCTCTGGAGGTAGTAGGCAGGCCAAAGGACAGCCCAAACCCAGGCCACTGTCCCCAGCTTCCCCAGGCCCTACAACAACCTCTCTGGGGAATGTGGCAGTGGAGAACTCATCCTCGTCACAACAGACCCTGCAGGCAGCAGGCAAAGACTGCATCCAATCAGATCTCCTGAAAAAAACACCAATCATTAAAGTTCCATCCACTCCGTTAGAGATGGTCCCATCGTCCTCCCTTCCAGACAAAGAGGGTATCTCAGTGTCAGAGAGAGCTAAGACTCTGGTCGCCAGGTCTGTGTCTGGTGGGCTCACCGGGCTGGCACCAGGGAAGTCCAGGCTTAGCAGGTTCCTGAATGACCCAACAGACCTACAGAGGCTGGCTAAGGCCCGGAAGCTCAGAGAGCTGCTGAGACAGGAGATGAACAAGGAGAAG AAACGGAGCAAAGCCAAGGTGTGTGTGAGCGAATACACACTAGATCCCTCTAAAATGACCATGAGAGATCTCATCTACTACCTGCCTGATACCAACCCCATGAC GTCTTATCTggtagaggaacagagggagaatGAGACTGTCCTCCCACTCACCCCACCAAGAGAAGA GTCACCTGAAAGACCCCCAACACCGGAGGCCCCAGCTGAGATAGCCAGCCAGGGAGATGAAGATGAAGATGAGGATGACGATGGGGTGATGGTCCCGCGGGTGAAGGTGGCAGAAGACGGCTCTCTGATCATCGATGAGGAGAG tttGACGGTGGAGGTCTTGAGGCAGAAAGGGCCCAACCCAGCTGATGATAGAGACCCCATCTTTGAGCGTGGCTCCACAACCACCTACTCGAGCTTCAGGAAGGGGACACACGTTAAGCCCTGGTCCAACAAAG AGACGGACATGTTCTTCCTGGCCATCAGTATGGTGGGAACAGACTTCTCCATGATTGGACAGCTGTTCCCTCACCGCGGTCGCACCGAGATCAAG AACAAGTtcaagaaagaggagagagcaaacagctggaggataGACAAGGCCTTCA aggaGAAACGCAGGCTGGACCATGAGTTCTTCACTAGTCTCCTGGAGAAGATCTTGGCTGCAGAGGCAAAGAGGAACAAAAATAACAAGTCCCCCACAGAGAAGATACGGATCAAGAAAAAAATCAAACAGAAAG AAAAGAAAGCAGCGAAGCAGCTGAGCGacgtagaggaggaggggttagacGCGGAGATGGAcacagaggaggtggagggagagaaggagaacgaGAACGTCTCTAACGAAGGGACCACGCTTTCTTCCGCTCCCACCCCTAAGAGAAAACGCAAAAGTAGGGATGGTGGAGGAGAGTCCTCTCCTGAAGAAGCAAAGGATGGAAAGAAAAAGAAGATTGACCTAATAACAAGTGATCAAG AAGAGGCTGGTGTACCTGAAGATTCTGAGGCAGGGCCTCCAGAGAG TTCAAAGCAGGCAGAAGGGCCTGTGGAAGCAGCCAAGGGACCTGTGGTGATCAAACCAGCCCAGTTGTCCCGTGGCCGATCCCAGAGACCTCTTCCTAACCTGGGTAGGAAGTGGGGCCAGAGGGGCCCCGAGCCCAATACCAAGCCTAACGTTAAAGATGGGGCCACACCTACAGAGGAGGAGAACACTGAAGAAGGGCTGTCTGAAGAACAG GTAGATGAAGATGCTTCCCCTTCAGTCAGTCAAAAGGAGAAGAAGAAAGCTGGTAAACTCTCTTCatctgagggagaggaggaagaagccAACGATAAACCCATCAAACCCACCAG GTATGGCAGAATACCCAAAAAGACACAGCTCTTGAATTACCCTGCAAAGGAGGATGGGGACTCGCCCTCAGACTCTGCCCCCACTCCCGCCTCAGACGGATCCCCCTCCACCATGCCCAAATCCAAACCAGCTACCAGGAGGGCCAAAATCAAACCTGGCCCAGCCCTGCCAGGTAGGATGGGCCAATCAACTGCTAGGAAATCCAAGCTGGTCACCCTCAGGGCATCCCAGTCTGAAgatgaggatgaagatgaggaagaaggagcatggagagaggagccgcAGGCCGAGGAGGACACCCACAATCCCACAAGCCCAGAGGAGGAGAATCAGGCACCTGCGTTCATCCCCATGAGCCTTCGCTCGCCACAACCTGTCGCCACAGAGGTTGAGGAGACCATGGAGGAGGTGAAAGGG CTCGATATCTCCGTCAACGTGCCTGATGTCCTGGGTATTTCCCATGATGCATTCTGCCCTGACTCGTCATGCGAGCGGGCACAGGGTGGTGAAATGGGCACAGTGCCCTGTGAACATCAGTTGGACCTGTTAGTA GACGTGATAGACTTCCTGTCTCCAGATAACACGGAAG TATCTGAGGAGAGCTACAACGAGGCAGCTAGAACCCTTCTGGCCATCGGCAACCTCACCCACCTGTCTCAGGCGGCTGAGGCCTTCACTGCCGGAGCAGATGATATCATCACGGAAGAACGTTCCAATGAGGACCAACTGTACCAGATGACACCACAGCCCACTGACCAATCACAAACTAGCACCATTCCTTCTGAATCCTTTAGGGTCACTGAGGCATCACGAATCGCTGAGGATTCTGTACCTGTTGCCTCGTCAACAACAGCCTCTGTCCCTGTCACCACGACAACAGCCTCTATCCCAGGCTCCAAAATAACAGCCTGTGTCATAATTACCATGGCAACAGCCTCAGTCCCAGTCACCACGACAACATCTTCTCCTCCAGTCACCTTGACAACAACGGCATCTGTCCCAGTGCCTCAGAGCAGTGATACGCCCACTCTAGAAACTCCACCCATAGAGGAGGGGCCTCTCAGACAGATGGAGGGGACTGATATTGGACACGCCTCCAAGATGGAATCAGGTTCTGAAGTGTCAGAGGGCTCAGAGCAACAGACAACCTCACAGAGCAGGAGGAGCCACTTCCCTAAGGTCAAACCCAACCTGGGACGGGCTGCCAGGACCACACAACCCAAACAGACGACCACCACACTGTCAGAATCACCACAGACTACCACCACACTCTCTGAACCACCACTTGAGCCTATGCTGAATATCACCACAACCTCAGAACCACAGCCTACCATGCATATCACCACAGAACCACCACTGCCTACTGAGAGTATTAACACAGAGTCAGAAACACAGCCCAAACAGAGAACTACCACACACTCAAAACCACAAACCACCACCACACACTCCAAGCACCAGCCCACCACAAATATTATCCCACACTCAGAACCACTGCCCATTCAGAAAACCAGAATAGCGTATTCAAAATCACAGCCTACATTGAATACCACCACAAACACACTCTCAAAACAACAATCTACACAGAGTACCACCAAACTCTCACAACCACAGCCCACCCCGAGCCTTGATCAGCCAAGTCCAGTTACATTCATGCCCATagtcccagagtcacctctgacGTCATCAGAAGAGGTGAAAGGTCACGATGGCCGTAAGGGAAATACTTCCCTCAGTGCTGGAGGGTCCCAGTCAGGGACATCAGACTCAGACCAGCCCAAACAGACAGGTCCTCTAACCCGTAGGGCCCGTTTACCTAAACCCAAACCCAACTTGGGTCTCACCGCCAAAGCCGCTACGCGCTCTGCAGTCCAGGTACCAGAAAGCAGGCCAAGCCCTGAAGTCCAGACACCAGAGGAAGCTGATGAGGTTCCCATGGAAATACAACAG ATCCACCAAGTCGTCCCCCTTTCTGACATCATCGATACTACCCAG GAGGAAATACAACAGATTCACCAAGTCATCCTTTATCCACCCATAGAGGAGGGGCCtctcagacagagggaggggactGATATTGGACACGCCTCTCAGGTGGAATCAGGTTCTGAAGTGTCAGAGGGCTCAGAGCAACATACAACCTCACAGAGCAGGAGGAGCCACTTCCCTAAGGTCAAACCCAACCTGGGACGGGCTGCCAGGACCACACAACCCAAACAGACGACCACTACACTGTCAGAACCAACACAGACTACCACCACACTGTCAGAACCACCACTAGATTCTATGCTGAATATCACCACAACCTCAGAACCACAGCCTTCCATGATTATCACCATAGAGCCACCACTGCCTACTGAGAGTATTAACACAGAGTCAGAAACACAGCCCAAACAGAGAACTACCACACACTCAAAATCACAACCCACCACAAATATCATCCCACACTCAGGACCACAGCCCAGTCAGAGAACCAGAGTAGCGCATTCAAAACCACAGCCTACATTGAATACCACCACACAGTCAGAACCACTCCAGCCCACACTAAATTCCACCACAAACACACTCTCAAAACCACAATCAACAGAGAGTACCACCATACTCTCACAACCACAGCCCACCTCAAGCCTTGAGCAGCCAGGTCTCAGACCCATagtcccagagtcacctctgagGTCATCAGAAGATGGCCGTAAGGGAAATACTTCCTCTTCCCTCAGTGCTGGAGGGTCCCAGTCAGGGACATCAGACTCAGACCAGCCCAAACAGACAGGTCCTCTAACCCGTAGGGCCCGTTTACCTAAACCCAAACCCAACTTGGGTTGCACCACCAAAGCCACTACACGCTCTGCAGTCCAGGTACCAGAAAGCAGCCCAAGCCCTGAAGTCCAGACACCAGAGGAAGCTGATGAGGTTCCCATTGAAATACAACAGATCCACCAAGTCTTCCCCCTTTGTGACATCATCGATACTACCCAG GAGGAAATACAACAGATTCACCAAGTCATCCCTCATCCACCCATAGAGGGGCCtctcagacagagggaggggactGATATTGGACACGCCTCTCAGGTAGAATCAGGTTCTGAAGTGTCAGAGGGCTCAGAGCAACAGACAACCTCACAGACCAGGAGGAGCCACTTCCCTAAGGTCAAACCCAACCTGGGACGGGCTGCTAGGACCACACAAACCAAACACCAACAGACTACCACCACACTGTCAGAACCACCACAGACTACCACCACACTCTCAGAACCACAGCCCATTCAGAGAACCAGAGTAGCGCATTCAAAACCACAGCCTGCATTGAATACCACCACACAGTCAGAACCACTCCAGCCCACACTAAATTCCACCACAAACACACTCTCAAAACAACAATCCACACAGAATACCACCATACTCTCACAACCACAGCCCACCTCAAGCCTTGAGCAGCCAGGTCCAGTTACACTCACACCCATAGTCTCAGAGTCACCTCTGACGTCATCAGAAGAGGTGAAAGGTCACGATGGCCGTAAGGGAAATACTTCCCTCAGTGCTGGAGGGTCCCAGTCAGGGACATCAGACTCAGACCAGCCCAAACAGACAGGTCCTCTAACCCGTAGGGCCCGTTTACCTAAACCCAAACCCAACTTGGGTCTCACCGCCAGAGCCGCTACGCGCTTTGCAGTCCAGGTACCAGAAAGCAGGCCAAGCCCTGAAATCCAGACACCAGAGGAAGCTGTTGAGGTTCCCATGGAAATCCCACAGATCCACCAAGTCTCCCCCCTTTGTGACATCATCGATACGACCCAG GAGGAAATGGAACAGATTCACCAAGTCATCCCTCTTACTGACGTCATTGATTCTACCCAG GGCGATATGTCTGTCTTTACGGAGGGAAGCATTTTCTCGCAACAAAGTGATGCTGTCTTCATACAGCACTCAGAAACGTCTGTGTCGACTGCTCCGTTGGACCAGGCCCAGTCAGACCCGGATGAGCCTATATTCATCCTCTCCCTGACTGAAATCCCAGTGCTCCCCACAGGGGAGGAGAGTGGCTGCACATCCCAGACCCTCTCTGAGCCTTTCCTTTTTCTACCAGACGCAGGCGCTCAACTGCAGCAGAG caGTGATATTGTTGCCCCCGGAGGTGGTTTGGAGAAAGGGAATGCTGGTGTCCTCTGTGAAGTCCCTGAGCCTATGTCAGTGGATGAGGTCCTTCCTCAACCCTCATACACCAGTATCAAGGAAGTGGAGTCTGGCTCCACGGCGGGTCCAGTAGGTGTGTGTGCCTCGGCCAAACCCTCAGAAGACTCCATGGCTGATGCAGAGACTAGTGAGGACACGCATCCTCCTAAGAAGAGGAAagcgccagagagagacaggagag TAGACAAACTGCAGGTGAGACCTAACACTGCAGTAAGGAAACAGACCAGTTGTTCGGCCCCTGCCAAGGAGGCTGTGTCACCCATTACCCCAGACCAGACACCCTCTTTGACCACTACCACCCTAGACACTTACCACCCCACTGCCTCCAGTCCCCTGGCCCAGCCAGGCCCCTCCGTCACGGGAACTGCATCACGACAGGGGGTGGCTGATGAGCCACAGCAGGGGACTGTGGGCTGTTTCGATCGTACAGAGACCGAGCACAAGCCGACTGGAGGGGAGGACAATAGTTCAGGGGCGGAGTCTCAGGCTGCCCGTCAAATTACACCGCTGGCTATGAGTGGCCCCTTGAGCAG GCCTGGTAGGAGACCCAGAGGATTCCTGTCTTTCATGTCCAATAAGAACACCTCCCCTGTAGCTGCCCCCCCCCGAGGTACCAGAGCAGCCGCTCGGAGGCCCCAGGTCAACACCACCCGCCCAGGGGGGAAACGGGCTGCTCCTGCACCTTCCACCACAACCAGAACCATGCCTTCACCTTCCATAATGCATTACACCACCACCCCCACTAGGGCCACCAGAACCACCACTAAGCCAGATTTTTCCGCCAGGGTGACTCAGGAAAAACCCTCTGATGCCCTGGCCTTACACTCAGACCCACAGCCCAGTACTTCCCTGTGTACTACAGATACTGAG tcCTTTCAGGTGCCAGCCGCCCAGCCCAGTGCGTCTCCCTGTGTGGACAGTGGTTCAGCAGACGAGGAACCCATCAACGTGTCCCAGTACTTCTTCAGTGACATCTTCACCGAGGTCGAGGAGAATGAGGGATGA